Below is a window of Clostridia bacterium DNA.
GAGGCAGGCGCCCGGAGGGCTTCTGCGAGAGCGCGTGGTATTCGCTGCGCCCCTTCGTCGAGGAGCTCGCCGCGGGCGGCGGCAACTTCTACGACGGCTGGATGAAGGATCCGAAGTCCGCGATGATCTCCTGCAACGACGGCTTCCGCCCCGTCAGCTTCTATGTCGAGGCGATAGAGGGATAAAAGCGAAAGAATACGAAAAAACGCTCCCATAAAGGGCGCGCAAATTAGGGATAAGTCGGGTTTTGAACGGCTGTTTCCCGCCCATGCTTCACAAAAAACAGCGGCCATACATCAAGTATGACCGCTGTTTTGTTGTTTTGCCTGAACGATAAACATCTCGTTCAAAACTG
It encodes the following:
- a CDS encoding TIGR04076 family protein, translated to MFDCRITVMRRTFYKDLAGKYENPIEHACDMEIGKVFVSKGGRRPEGFCESAWYSLRPFVEELAAGGGNFYDGWMKDPKSAMISCNDGFRPVSFYVEAIEG